In Anomalospiza imberbis isolate Cuckoo-Finch-1a 21T00152 chromosome 19, ASM3175350v1, whole genome shotgun sequence, a genomic segment contains:
- the MILR1 gene encoding allergin-1 isoform X1 — MLFLAVLLFSCPQMSQQKQKTTANGKEMVPNPKLVLVQGTLNVVMTQNVTLACLSEPGSPPVRYALFKHNQQVSALNRSDLSPARFTLTISSASDVGEYKCKAEYNNSSGGKYSNSLNFTLLEPVSKPVLSSPTSQAKKGQNVTLSCFSENGSLPITYLFFKGTQNISPQKTMQKREAAVIFLFINSLSDFGTYKCKANNSFPNNTKYSNGFNFTLAEERSHSQPLIIALGLILLLFIIGLALAIPFFVIPLYKAKKFKSTRPSIGLTSTVNAEESYTENEVIYSEIGKFLSPPAVRQVSSGSGRGHLLTLLAEAIFEIPQNPCLPPSDSQAAKTAAG; from the exons atgctttttcttgcagttctgctgttttcctgcc CTCAAATGTctcagcagaaacagaaaactaCTGCAAATGGCAAAG agatGGTGCCCAATCCCAAGCTTGTACTGGTTCAGGGGACTTTGAACGTGGTGATGACGCAGAATGTGACCCTCGCCTGCCTCTCTGAGCCTGGATCTCCACCTGTTAGATATGCTCTGTTCAAGCACAACCAGCAGGTATCTGCTTTAAACAGGTCAGACTTGAGCCCTGCACGGTTCACCCTGACCATCAGCTCTGCCAGCGATGTTGGGGAGTACAAGTGCAAAGCTGAGTATAACAACTCCAGTGGTGGAAAATACAGCAACAGCCTCAACTTCACCCTCTTAG AGCCAGTTTCCAAACCAGTGCTGAGCTCACCGACCTCTCAGGCAAAGAAAGGCCAGAATGTGACCCTGTCCTGTTTCTCAGAGAACGGATCCCTTCCCATCACCTATCTATTCTTCAAAGGAACACAAAACATTTCTCCCCAAAAGACGATGCAGAAGAGGGAAGCAGCTGTGATTTTTCTATTTATCAATTCCCTTAGTGACTTTGGAACCTATAAATGCAAAGCTAATAACAGTTTTCCCAATAATACCAAATACAGCAACGGTTTCAACTTTACATTAGCAG AAGAGAGAAGTCATTCTCAGCCTCTGATAATTGCTCTTGGGCTGATCCTGCTACTATTTATAATAGGACttgctctggcaattccattTTTCGTAATTCCTTTGTATAAAGCAA AAAAATTTAAGTCTACCAGGCCCTCAATTGGCCTTACTTCAACAGTGAATGCAGAGGAGTCATACACTGAAAATGAAGTCATATACTCAGAGATTGGTAAGTTCCTGTCACCCCCTGCAGTCAGGCAGGTTTCTTCAGGTTCTGGAAGGGGACACCTACTGACCCTCCTGGCAGAGGCAATATTTGAAATCCCTCAGAATCCATGTCTGCCACCATCTGACAGCCAAGCAGCCAAAACTGCAGCTGGTTAA
- the MILR1 gene encoding allergin-1 isoform X2 has product MLFLAVLLFSCPQMSQQKQKTTANGKEMVPNPKLVLVQGTLNVVMTQNVTLACLSEPGSPPVRYALFKHNQQVSALNRSDLSPARFTLTISSASDVGEYKCKAEYNNSSGGKYSNSLNFTLLEPVSKPVLSSPTSQAKKGQNVTLSCFSENGSLPITYLFFKGTQNISPQKTMQKREAAVIFLFINSLSDFGTYKCKANNSFPNNTKYSNGFNFTLAEERSHSQPLIIALGLILLLFIIGLALAIPFFVIPLYKAKKFKSTRPSIGLTSTVNAEESYTENEVIYSEIEPLRPEEEYINFSVIRREEEKGKRACSTVYSKVLIRD; this is encoded by the exons atgctttttcttgcagttctgctgttttcctgcc CTCAAATGTctcagcagaaacagaaaactaCTGCAAATGGCAAAG agatGGTGCCCAATCCCAAGCTTGTACTGGTTCAGGGGACTTTGAACGTGGTGATGACGCAGAATGTGACCCTCGCCTGCCTCTCTGAGCCTGGATCTCCACCTGTTAGATATGCTCTGTTCAAGCACAACCAGCAGGTATCTGCTTTAAACAGGTCAGACTTGAGCCCTGCACGGTTCACCCTGACCATCAGCTCTGCCAGCGATGTTGGGGAGTACAAGTGCAAAGCTGAGTATAACAACTCCAGTGGTGGAAAATACAGCAACAGCCTCAACTTCACCCTCTTAG AGCCAGTTTCCAAACCAGTGCTGAGCTCACCGACCTCTCAGGCAAAGAAAGGCCAGAATGTGACCCTGTCCTGTTTCTCAGAGAACGGATCCCTTCCCATCACCTATCTATTCTTCAAAGGAACACAAAACATTTCTCCCCAAAAGACGATGCAGAAGAGGGAAGCAGCTGTGATTTTTCTATTTATCAATTCCCTTAGTGACTTTGGAACCTATAAATGCAAAGCTAATAACAGTTTTCCCAATAATACCAAATACAGCAACGGTTTCAACTTTACATTAGCAG AAGAGAGAAGTCATTCTCAGCCTCTGATAATTGCTCTTGGGCTGATCCTGCTACTATTTATAATAGGACttgctctggcaattccattTTTCGTAATTCCTTTGTATAAAGCAA AAAAATTTAAGTCTACCAGGCCCTCAATTGGCCTTACTTCAACAGTGAATGCAGAGGAGTCATACACTGAAAATGAAGTCATATACTCAGAGATTG AGCCTCTGAGACCAGAAGAAGAATACATCAACTTCTCCGTTAttagaagagaagaggaaaaag GGAAGAGGGCATGTTCTACAGTCTATTCAAAGGTCCTCATCAGAGACTGA
- the POLG2 gene encoding DNA polymerase subunit gamma-2 isoform X1 — translation MALGSRHGCRCCGRAALGQPRRRRVPERPEPAGRSARPYSEGGGAAEAAGGAELLEVCWRRLFLRGGAGPLPWSAYLSGRHPGFGPLGAALRANLAAQWWDSALPVREQVFPVDAPLHGPPGALRDARGLRLLHPETLREALQGRGQSPGGPALEEVLGAAGLLRESLLPGVLAQYVSCLELVNKRLPCGLAQIGVCFHSVPESDHSVSGNEQHNKNLTRIGERTTSLLAWFSSPRTAGQWLDYWLRQRLQWWRKFAVGPSNFSSSDFQDEDGRRGFKLHYSFPWGTETIETLKNLGDTELLQLYPGERSKLLGRDGRKNVIPHVLSVNGNLDRGVLAYLFDSLQVVENPLTAKKNSQRKVLKLHPCLAPLKVALDVGKGPTTELRQVCQGLFNELTENGISVWPGYLETVHVSLEHLYTKYDEMSIPFTVLISDGTLENGVVQLRSRDTTMKEMMHISRLKDFLTKYVTSAKNV, via the exons ATGGCGCTGGGCTCCCGCCACGGCTGCCGCTGCTGCGGCCGCGCCGCCCTGGGACAGCCGAGGCGGCGGCGAGTCCCGGAGCGGCCGGAGCCGGCCGGACGCTCGGCGCGGCCGTACTCGGAGGGCGGCGGTGCTGCCgaggcggcgggcggggcggagctgctggaggtgtgCTGGCGGCGGCTCTTCCTacggggcggcgcggggccgctgCCGTGGAGCGCCTACCTGAGCGGCCGGCACCCCGGCTTCGGGCCGCTGGGCGCCGCGCTGCGCGCCAACCTGGCGGCGCAGTGGTGGGACTCGGCGCTGCCCGTGCGGGAGCAGGTGTTCCCCGTGGACGCCCCGCTCCACGGCCCGCCCGGCGCTCTGCGGGACGCGCGGGGGCTGCGGCTGCTGCACCCGGAGACGCTGCGCGAAGCCCTCCAGGGCCGCGGGCAGAGCCCTGGCGGCCCGGCCCTGGAAGAAGTACTGGGGGCCGCGGGGCTGCTGCGGGAGAGCCTCCTGCCCG GTGTTCTGGCGCAATATGTCAGCTGCTTAGAGCTGGTGAACAAAAGACTGCCCTGTGGCCTTGCTCAAATTGGAGTGTGCTTTCATTCTGTTCCAGAAAGTGACCATTCTGTTTCAGGAAATGAACAACACAACAAAAACCTTACAAG AATAGGCGAGAGGACAACGTCTCTGCTTGCCTGGTTTAGTTCTCCCAGAACTGCAGGACAGTGGCTCGATTACTGGCTACGCCAGAGGctccagtggtggagaaag TTTGCTGTAGGCCCATCTAACTTCAGCAGCAGTGACTTTCAGGATGAGGACGGCAGAAGAGGATTTAAGTTGCATTACAGCTTTCCTTGGGGGACAGAAACAATAGAAACACTGAAGAACCTTGGTGATACTGAGCTGCTACAGCTGTATCCAGGAGAGAGATCTAAATTACTG gGCCGAGATGGAAGGAAGAATGTCATCCCTCATGTTCTGTCCGTTAACGGGAATCTGGACCGAGGAGTGTTAGCATATCTCTTTGATTCTCTACAGGTAGTTGAGAATCCATTAACGGCAAAGAAAAATTCTCAGAGAAAG GTACTTAAGCTTCATCCTTGTTTGGCACCCCTTAAAGTGGCCTTGGATGTAGGAAAAGGTCCAACAACGGAGCTGAGGCAG GTTTGTCAAGGATTGTTCAATGAACTGACAGAAAATGGAATTTCTGTATGGCCAGGTTATCTGGAAACTGTGCACGTGTCTCTGGAACATCTTTATACAAA GTACGATGAGATGAGTATTCCCTTCACGGTCTTGATAAGTGATGGCACTCTAGAGAATGGAGTGGTCCAGCTGAGAAGCAGAGACACCACCATGAAGGAAATGATGCACATTTCCAGGCTGAAGGACTTTTTAACTAAGTATGTTACATCAGCCAAAAATGTGTAA
- the POLG2 gene encoding DNA polymerase subunit gamma-2 isoform X2: MALGSRHGCRCCGRAALGQPRRRRVPERPEPAGRSARPYSEGGGAAEAAGGAELLEVCWRRLFLRGGAGPLPWSAYLSGRHPGFGPLGAALRANLAAQWWDSALPVREQVFPVDAPLHGPPGALRDARGLRLLHPETLREALQGRGQSPGGPALEEVLGAAGLLRESLLPGVLAQYVSCLELVNKRLPCGLAQIGVCFHSVPESDHSVSGNEQHNKNLTRIGERTTSLLAWFSSPRTAGQWLDYWLRQRLQWWRKFAVGPSNFSSSDFQDEDGRRGFKLHYSFPWGTETIETLKNLGDTELLQLYPGERSKLLGRDGRKNVIPHVLSVNGNLDRGVLAYLFDSLQVVENPLTAKKNSQRKVCQGLFNELTENGISVWPGYLETVHVSLEHLYTKYDEMSIPFTVLISDGTLENGVVQLRSRDTTMKEMMHISRLKDFLTKYVTSAKNV; the protein is encoded by the exons ATGGCGCTGGGCTCCCGCCACGGCTGCCGCTGCTGCGGCCGCGCCGCCCTGGGACAGCCGAGGCGGCGGCGAGTCCCGGAGCGGCCGGAGCCGGCCGGACGCTCGGCGCGGCCGTACTCGGAGGGCGGCGGTGCTGCCgaggcggcgggcggggcggagctgctggaggtgtgCTGGCGGCGGCTCTTCCTacggggcggcgcggggccgctgCCGTGGAGCGCCTACCTGAGCGGCCGGCACCCCGGCTTCGGGCCGCTGGGCGCCGCGCTGCGCGCCAACCTGGCGGCGCAGTGGTGGGACTCGGCGCTGCCCGTGCGGGAGCAGGTGTTCCCCGTGGACGCCCCGCTCCACGGCCCGCCCGGCGCTCTGCGGGACGCGCGGGGGCTGCGGCTGCTGCACCCGGAGACGCTGCGCGAAGCCCTCCAGGGCCGCGGGCAGAGCCCTGGCGGCCCGGCCCTGGAAGAAGTACTGGGGGCCGCGGGGCTGCTGCGGGAGAGCCTCCTGCCCG GTGTTCTGGCGCAATATGTCAGCTGCTTAGAGCTGGTGAACAAAAGACTGCCCTGTGGCCTTGCTCAAATTGGAGTGTGCTTTCATTCTGTTCCAGAAAGTGACCATTCTGTTTCAGGAAATGAACAACACAACAAAAACCTTACAAG AATAGGCGAGAGGACAACGTCTCTGCTTGCCTGGTTTAGTTCTCCCAGAACTGCAGGACAGTGGCTCGATTACTGGCTACGCCAGAGGctccagtggtggagaaag TTTGCTGTAGGCCCATCTAACTTCAGCAGCAGTGACTTTCAGGATGAGGACGGCAGAAGAGGATTTAAGTTGCATTACAGCTTTCCTTGGGGGACAGAAACAATAGAAACACTGAAGAACCTTGGTGATACTGAGCTGCTACAGCTGTATCCAGGAGAGAGATCTAAATTACTG gGCCGAGATGGAAGGAAGAATGTCATCCCTCATGTTCTGTCCGTTAACGGGAATCTGGACCGAGGAGTGTTAGCATATCTCTTTGATTCTCTACAGGTAGTTGAGAATCCATTAACGGCAAAGAAAAATTCTCAGAGAAAG GTTTGTCAAGGATTGTTCAATGAACTGACAGAAAATGGAATTTCTGTATGGCCAGGTTATCTGGAAACTGTGCACGTGTCTCTGGAACATCTTTATACAAA GTACGATGAGATGAGTATTCCCTTCACGGTCTTGATAAGTGATGGCACTCTAGAGAATGGAGTGGTCCAGCTGAGAAGCAGAGACACCACCATGAAGGAAATGATGCACATTTCCAGGCTGAAGGACTTTTTAACTAAGTATGTTACATCAGCCAAAAATGTGTAA